ACATACTATAGATTATAGAAACTAATAAAGTTGCTGAGAACAATATGCTCTGGTTGCACAACACAGTAAATCTTATATGATTTTTTTACGGAAAAATGCAATTAGTATTGGTCATACATAATTAAAGCACTGGAGATACCCATTTGCAGATACAGTAAGTTTATTACCATTTTCTTTCTCTTATGGTGGcttaattataattgtttcaggACAAACATGGTGGATATGGTGGTGGACCTGGGCAGGTTTGCTCTAACCTCAAACACTTTTTAATTCCCCACATTTAGGTTGGTTAATCTTTTGCATTAGTTCTTGAAATGCAATTTTAGGCAACCATGGAATTTGGAACAGGCCATGTGAATGCTGGGCTGTAGAGATACTGGATCTGACATTACTTTCAAATGTTTGCTTCAAAATGAGTGCTTAGACCGTTCTAGGCTACTTGGCATGTTCACATGAATATACAAAATAACTTCGACAAACCATTTTAGGGTTATAAGAACTTCAGAGATATGTTCTATATGAAATATGTATCTGTGTGTTTGGTATTTGTCTATTTGATGACCTAATGTGTTCATATAACTCAAGAAGCCTGCTGTAGTTGGCAAAGCTAGCTTTTGTAGTGGTTTTGTTTCTCCATCTTTTGGAAGTTCAGAGATAGCATTAATCTTTTTTTTTGTTAATTGATCTACCGTTTCATGTTTATCTACTCATTCAAGATGATAATGTCCACTGACCAGTTTTTAATTTCATCCTTTTGCTCACCTTTTCTTTGGTAGTTACCTCATCTCGCTACATCGTACGCTGCTGTAAATACACTTGTAACCATAGGGAGTGAAAGAGCACTATCATCAATAAAAAGGTAACTCTATGTCTGCTCTTGGAGAAAGATGTCATTTATATCTGTGTTGTTTTCTTAACCGTTCTAAGTTGTCAATCAGGGACAATCTGTACAAGTTTATGCTTCTAATGAAGGACAAATCAGGTGCTTTCAGGTGTGTTTTCTCGATAGTGCATAGGGCAAGGAAAAATACTATTTCCATACCAAGTTCCACTGACTAATGTCTGTTACTCCATTGAAAATCCTTCAACCAGAATGCATGATGGTGGTGAAATTGATGTCCGCGCTTGCTATACTGCAATATCGGTGAGTTTCTTGTAGTTAATGTTTCTGTTGCCATTCTCTAATATTACGCTTGTTGAGATTTAGGTTGCCAGCCTCGTGAACATTCTTGATGATGAGCTGGCAAAAGGTGTTGGAAACTACATAGCAAGGTTTGGTTTGGTTAATGTGTTTTTTCAATTTTGCAATTTTAAAATATGTGGTTGATTTGTTCAGATAACCTTTTTCTATAGAATGATTGGTTAATTCATACACTATATCCCCCCCAGTTGTCAAACTTATGAAGGTGGGATTGCGGGGGAACCTTCTGCTGAAGCTCATGGTGGGTACGTTTCTAAGGATTGTCTCTGatgtttttttttgcgggggatCTCTGATGATTTTTATGTATCTGTTAAAAAGTTTAAATAAAAATTGCTTTGATAAGGTACACTTTTTGTGGGCTGGCTGCAATGGTCCTGCTTAATGAAGTGGAGAAACTCGATTTGCCTAGCTTGATTGTAAGACAACCCCTCCTACTACTTTATTCAGTTTTCCTTCTATTACAGTGTGTATGTGTGTTGTGCTAATTTTGGTTGCAATTAGTTGAACTTGGCCCTTTGGTTTTCAATTATGTAAAGGAGAAATGTATCGGATATTATTTAAAAATCTATTGCTGTATTGTTATGAAATAGAAAAAGGTAACTTGTCAACTCTAAATTGACTAAAAAATTGTCCGAGTTGCAACCTGTAACAACTGAAACTGTGCACTTCACAACCTCGGGTAGTTTTGTGAGTATTTTTGACTGGCATGGATGCCATGTGTTCACCATGTTACTACCATGTCATCAGACAAATCTAACAACCGAAACATATGTCTGAGTTGCAACCTCTAACGACCGGAGCTGTCTACTTTACAATCTTTGGTGTTTTGCAAATATCAAAAATCTCTTAATTTCTGCGAAACTGTAAAGAGAGAAGAAAGAGAAGACGGAGAAAAAGATCTGGCACGGGACTGTTTTGTTTGATGATATGTCAGTGGCATGATATCCATGTCAGCCGAAGCCAGTTGTGAAACTAACCAAGGTTGTAAAGCGGACGGTTTTGTTATTTCATGGTTGCAACTTAGACGATTTTAGAGTCCAAAGTTGGAAAGTTCACTTTTGCAATAGTTCAGAGTTGGAAGTGGACTCTTGCGGAAGTTCCAGGTTGAAAAGTGAACCTTTTCTAGGAAATATATGAGGCCGCATATGTAATGTGTTGTCACATCATTGTTTGTTGCAACACTAACTAGGGCCTCATCATTTAGGGCTGGGTGGCATTTCGTCAAGGAGTGGAATGCGGATTCCAAGGACGGACAAATAAATTGGTTGATGGTTGCTACTCCTTTTGGCAGGTAAAATACCGCTATCGTATTTGAATTTCTTAAGCCACATGTTCTGCTCCAGATATGACAGATGTCTTGTGTATGTCCAGGGAGCTGCTATTGCTTTAGCTCAAAAGCTAATGGCAGGGTCTGATGAACAATCTAAACAATCACAGCCCAGCAAATTATCCTCGGTAGATGATTCTTGTGGGACCAGCTCATCTGGATTGGCTTCAGAAAAGTCTTCTATTGGTAAGTATTTTGTGCTCAATACTTTCTTATGGAAAATTATCTTGTGGTACCAGTGTGCTTTTCTTTATTAAAAACATGTTTCTGCTTCAAATATCTGGTGAAATAAATAATTGACTGAGATTCCCTGTTATACTTACATTAAATATCATGCTTATATATCTTCTTTGCTGAGTTTATAAACTGTAACACATTGAAGAAATTGTGATGAGTTGGGGTTTGGCAATTCAATATGGTGTGATTATTGGTGTTTTCAAGTTTTTGTTAGTTCATCAGGAGTATATTCGTAAGTACGTGCATTACTGCACTAGTGTCATTTGGTCACCTTGTTGCCTTGGTACCTTCGACACATATTTGTAACTTGAATACAAATTTCTAATGCTTAATAACCTGCGTTACATGCTAGTGTCTAGTGCTTTGATTTACAAGGTGTTGGGTCTGATCTTGATTTATGTCACCGTTTTGTGTGTTTTTGTTCTCTGATAGTGGATTATGCGAAGATTGGATTTGATTTTATGAAGCAGAGCAACCAAATAGGTCCGCTGTTCCACAACATTGCTCTGCAACAATACATCCTGCTTTGCGCACAGGTAAAAGAAGAACATCTTACTTCTTGCATAGATAAGTATCTAGAGTTTCTATTTTTGGAATTTCAAATTTTTGAGCATGCATTTCATGACGGGATATAATTCTTCAGCTTTGAAAGTTCATGTTGTAACTGAAACTACGTCTACTGCTGAAACACACAGGTGCCGGAGGGGGGATTGAGGGATAAACCTGGAAAGAACAGAGACCACTATCACTCATGCTACTGCCTGAGTGGCCTCTCTGTTAGCCAGTACAGCGCAATGACAGGTTCCGTTTCATGCCCCTTGCCGCAGCACATGCTTGGCCCATACTCGAACTTGCTAGAGCAAATTCATCCGCTCTACAACGTTGTGCTAGAGAAATACGAGGAGGCCTATGAGTTCTTTTCGAGTGAGTGATCAAATGTACACCTTTACAGTCTCAGATAGCTAGGACGATCTGTGATATTGCATGGCTTGAAGTACTGGGGATATTTCTGCGACGTGTCCGTTTGTTGTATACTAGCAGTCATTTGAATAATTGAATTAAGCTCCTTGCACCGTGTATGACTGATTCACTATGAGTGCATGGTGAGAGGCTGAGCTCTTTGGTCACATGTCTCGGGGATGTTATTGATAGCATTGCTGACTGATGCCGAGACATTCTCTTCCTAACTCGTGCTCGGCATCTTAATCTTCAAATGCAACGTTGGATAGGAAAGCTATGTGCCATATGCCTCGTGCGACTGGATATACTCACAAAGTGGCAATGCAAATATATATGTTTCGTGGCCTGTTCCGTACAATGTTAAATTCTAAGGCTTGTGGATCTGTTTAGTTTATTATGTGTCATATCTATTTTTAGATGTTCTGTGCCATTCTCAAAGAGAGAAGTCCATATTTCAACTCTGAATAGTCAAGAATCAACCCAGAACTTTGAAACCGTCCAAGGCGTAGGCGGGCGTGAGCCGGGTGCAGGGGCCGGTCGAGTCTCATGGTGACGGTGGTGGCTGCACTTcttggtcgtgtggccggcaaccGGTGTGGTGGTGAGTGATCCTGGCTCGCAGCGGGCCTTACCCTTGGGGTGCGCTTGATGGACTTGAAGGCGGTGATGAATTGCGCTGTTAAGGGGATTTGTGTGTGTTTTTTGCGGTGCAATTTTTGTTGTACGGTCTTCTCTTTGATATATTTTGTAAGACTATCTTATATCATGTTACTTTCTATATAAAGTGAGGCGAAAGTCTATTTCAAGAGAATACTACTATGTGGAAACAAAGTTTTCATAGGAAGTGGAAACCAAATGTTACGAAAAAGACTGAAAAATGAGAGAGGCGGTATTATGGGAGCTATGATAAAGGACATGAATTTGGCAACCAAAAGCGAGACATGAAAATATGAGTTACGGAAAGTGATGCTGATTTTTTTCACACCTCCCAAGCAAAATTGATTTGATTTTATATACCTACTATGGTTCATGTAACACTAGCTTTTTTGTCaaaattttggaatatttgaaaCATGATTTTCAATTCGTTTCACCAGATATACTTTCTAcctcctccgttcctaaatataagaacttttagagatttcaatatgaccTACATACTTACTAGCAAAATGAgtaaatctacactctaaaatgtgtctatccgtatgtagttcatattgaaatctctaaagaACTTATATTTAAAAACGGAGGAAGTATCTTGTAAAGTTTCAAGTTCTGTAAAGTTTCAAGTTCCAACACCAGGGCAAACTCCATACGACATGCTTGGGATGCAAAGCAAAAGGTAACACTATTCACCTAATAACCCTAgaaaactaagcagatggcattggcACCCTTAACCTAATAGTCGCCGTCGTACAGCCTCCGGCCAACCTCGAACGATGCAAAGGCGTCGGCGCAAGCATACTGCAGTTGATCCCGCGTCAGCCGCGGCGCGTCCCAGGCGCTGACCCGCACGTGGTGCGGTTTCTCGGGCCATACGCCCATCACCTGCCACACGAGACCCTGCAGCCCGGTGTGCCGCAGCGCCGGCTTCCCCAGCGTGTTCGCGGCGAGGTAGCGCAGGTCCACCGTGTTCGTCACCGCCAGCCCGTAGTGAGCGCTGAGCTTCTGCGCGTCGCCGTAGACCCCGACGCCGACGAAGGTGAAGCGGCCGTCGGCGAGGAAGTCGAAGAGGGAGTCCGGGACGTAGTCGGCGCGGAGGAtctggaagacgaggcagcggcGGCCGACGCACAGCTGCAGCAGCGCCACGGGGCCCGGCGGGAGGCCGCGGAACGAGGGGcgccactcgacgtcgaggccgacgacgaggcggtcgaggcggcggcggtggatgCGGTAGATGAGGTCCAGCCACTCGTCGACGACGCCGCCGGAGGAGGTCAGGGTGGTGTGGACGTGGTCCTGGTCGAACGCCACGATGCAGTGGCCGTCGCCGAAGTCCGTCACCATGGAAGTCGCCATCTCGATCGTCCTCCCGAGGTTTCGAACTACTGTTTGGTATAGATAGACTAGATCAGAAATCCAGAGTAGATTTGTCTTACTGGGTCTCGGCCGTATATATTGTAGCGGTACGACGGTGCGTctgtttttcttttccttttcttcaggggagttttttttctttttttttgagggaaagtttttcttttcctttttgagGCAACAAAAACGACGATGCGTCTGTTCTTTTTAGGATATATAATGGCTAAACTTTATTGATCAAAAGTCACATGAAGTGGGATACAAAAAATATCGTGGAGTTGAAACCAAACATGACGCCCCTCATCGAGAGAATTCGAAAATTTAGCTAGTCTATTTG
The Aegilops tauschii subsp. strangulata cultivar AL8/78 chromosome 3, Aet v6.0, whole genome shotgun sequence genome window above contains:
- the LOC109778677 gene encoding protein farnesyltransferase subunit beta encodes the protein MVRLSLRSSRPHGDRAPSRGTQPSGGPPASAAPMDSSSQSPPAGGDPSEDGAAAELPRLTVTQVEQMKVEARVADIYRVLFDAAPNAKSVMLELWRDQHVEYLTKGLRHLAPSFHVLDANRPWLCYWMVHGLAVLDETLDDDLENDIVDFLSRCQDKHGGYGGGPGQLPHLATSYAAVNTLVTIGSERALSSIKRDNLYKFMLLMKDKSGAFRMHDGGEIDVRACYTAISVASLVNILDDELAKGVGNYIASCQTYEGGIAGEPSAEAHGGYTFCGLAAMVLLNEVEKLDLPSLIGWVAFRQGVECGFQGRTNKLVDGCYSFWQGAAIALAQKLMAGSDEQSKQSQPSKLSSVDDSCGTSSSGLASEKSSIVDYAKIGFDFMKQSNQIGPLFHNIALQQYILLCAQVPEGGLRDKPGKNRDHYHSCYCLSGLSVSQYSAMTGSVSCPLPQHMLGPYSNLLEQIHPLYNVVLEKYEEAYEFFSSE
- the LOC109775913 gene encoding 3'-5' exonuclease-like — translated: MATSMVTDFGDGHCIVAFDQDHVHTTLTSSGGVVDEWLDLIYRIHRRRLDRLVVGLDVEWRPSFRGLPPGPVALLQLCVGRRCLVFQILRADYVPDSLFDFLADGRFTFVGVGVYGDAQKLSAHYGLAVTNTVDLRYLAANTLGKPALRHTGLQGLVWQVMGVWPEKPHHVRVSAWDAPRLTRDQLQYACADAFASFEVGRRLYDGDY